The Nostoc sp. 'Lobaria pulmonaria (5183) cyanobiont' genome window below encodes:
- a CDS encoding peptidase — MKRSFRKYHRTIGIIICLPLILTVLTGMLTTIVKEWPISTGISSSLLLRIHTGEIFHLEAVYPIFNGLGLIGLLVTGISMSGLFNQKKRSGINN; from the coding sequence ATGAAACGATCATTTCGCAAGTATCACCGCACGATTGGCATCATAATTTGTCTACCTTTAATATTAACTGTATTGACTGGAATGCTGACAACTATTGTTAAAGAATGGCCAATTAGCACTGGGATTTCTTCTAGTTTGCTGTTAAGAATTCATACAGGAGAAATCTTCCATTTAGAAGCAGTTTACCCAATTTTTAATGGATTGGGATTGATTGGTTTGCTGGTGACAGGAATAAGTATGTCTGGATTATTCAATCAGAAAAAACGGAGCGGTATTAATAACTAA
- a CDS encoding DUF2330 domain-containing protein gives MKFFRLLTPLLLAIVAVLCFAPAAWAFCGFYVAKADTKLYNKASQVAIARDGDRTILTMANDFQGEVKDFAMVVPVPTVLQKEQVRVTEPKIIERLDAFSAPRLVEYFDSDPCAPVEERELSAAPAPAAARSEPGSARGDTSLGVTVEARFNVGEYDILILSAKESGGLETWLKRNGYKIPRGAKQLLQPYIRSSMKFFVAKVNLDKFEQSGYQFLRPLQISYQSPKFMLPIRLGMINATTEQDLIVYILSPQGQAEITNYRTVKIPSDANIPLFVKDEFGEFYKSMFQTIYTKEDRKVGFLEYAWDMGSCDPCSAEPLTPEELKQAGVFWLDDNSTSNLPVPPSFRRPSPRSNVFISRLHVRYTRDKFPEDLIFQQTANSESFQGRYVLQHPFQGELKCQAGRQYKQSLPKRFEQEAQTLAKLTNWKIQDIRNKMKLSVGNLQYSWWGNLLSWLGLY, from the coding sequence ATGAAGTTTTTTCGACTTTTAACACCATTATTGTTGGCAATTGTAGCTGTTTTGTGCTTTGCACCAGCAGCTTGGGCATTTTGTGGATTTTATGTAGCCAAAGCTGATACAAAACTGTATAACAAAGCTTCTCAAGTGGCGATCGCGCGGGATGGCGATCGCACTATCCTAACAATGGCAAACGACTTTCAAGGCGAAGTCAAAGATTTTGCAATGGTAGTACCTGTGCCAACGGTGCTGCAAAAAGAACAAGTTCGCGTCACTGAACCCAAGATTATCGAGCGCCTAGATGCTTTTAGTGCGCCGCGATTGGTAGAATATTTTGACTCAGATCCTTGTGCCCCAGTTGAGGAAAGAGAGTTATCAGCAGCACCAGCACCAGCAGCCGCCAGAAGTGAGCCGGGGAGTGCAAGGGGCGATACTAGTTTGGGTGTGACGGTTGAAGCACGTTTCAACGTTGGCGAATACGACATCCTGATCCTCAGCGCGAAAGAATCTGGCGGACTGGAAACTTGGCTTAAACGCAATGGCTACAAAATCCCCAGAGGTGCGAAACAGTTACTTCAGCCTTATATTCGCTCCTCAATGAAATTCTTTGTTGCTAAAGTCAACTTGGATAAATTCGAGCAATCTGGCTACCAGTTTCTCCGTCCGCTACAAATTTCCTACCAATCGCCTAAATTCATGCTGCCAATTCGTTTAGGCATGATCAATGCTACGACAGAGCAAGATTTGATTGTCTACATCCTCTCGCCCCAAGGACAAGCAGAAATCACCAACTATCGGACGGTGAAAATTCCCTCCGACGCGAACATTCCCTTATTTGTCAAAGATGAATTTGGTGAATTTTACAAATCCATGTTTCAAACTATCTACACCAAAGAAGACAGGAAAGTTGGTTTTTTAGAATACGCTTGGGATATGGGTAGTTGCGATCCTTGTTCTGCTGAACCCCTGACTCCAGAAGAACTCAAGCAAGCAGGCGTATTTTGGCTAGATGATAATTCTACAAGTAATCTGCCAGTACCCCCCAGTTTTCGTCGTCCCTCTCCTAGAAGTAACGTCTTCATCTCTCGATTGCATGTTCGCTATACCCGCGACAAATTCCCTGAAGACTTGATATTTCAACAAACTGCTAACAGTGAATCTTTCCAAGGACGCTATGTTTTGCAACATCCGTTCCAAGGGGAACTAAAATGTCAGGCTGGTAGACAATATAAGCAGTCTTTACCCAAACGTTTTGAACAAGAGGCGCAAACTCTAGCTAAACTAACCAACTGGAAAATCCAAGATATTCGCAACAAAATGAAGTTGAGTGTAGGTAATCTGCAATATTCTTGGTGGGGAAATTTACTATCCTGGCTGGGATTATATTAA